In the Natronolimnobius baerhuensis genome, one interval contains:
- a CDS encoding DHH family phosphoesterase → MTRASAGEPGADDGDSVVYDLDADCTADDVDRNRTYLAEINGIVDYGVFVDLSESISGLVHESVLEGTFAVGDELAVELESVRDNGDMAFEPADVDLEDATVEAVSHEYSLTGTGRLEANVGEQIHLEGEIVQVKQTGGPTIFHIADEDGVVPCAAFEEAGVRAYPTVEVGDVVRITGTPEHRDESVQIEVDGLSKLEGEDAADARERIDAALDERAEPHDVEPLIDWPAFEKLRPNLREVAKRLRRTVLEGRPIRVRHHADGDGMCAAVPVQIALERFIADVHEDDNAPRHLIKRLPAKAPFYEMEDATRDLNFALEDREKHGQQLPLLLMLDNGSTAEDVPAYETLAHYDIPIVAIDHHHPDPDAVGDLLDAHVNPYLHDEDYRITTGMLCVELARMIYPDLTDELRHVPAVAGLSDRSKADAMTDYLELAAEEGYDEDRLQDLSEALDYAAFWLRYNSGDRLIQDLLQVGSDDEDRHDELVSFFADRARAEVDEQLEDAMPHLEHEDLENGAHLYRIDVENHAHRFTYPAPGKTTGEIHDRKIEETGDPVITVGYGPDFAVLRSDGVRLDIPTMVTELEAEISGGGVSGGGHLVVGSIKFVKGKREEVIDALVEKMEDAELDEALSSAAPIDD, encoded by the coding sequence ATGACACGAGCGTCCGCCGGGGAACCCGGCGCAGATGACGGGGATTCCGTCGTCTACGATCTCGATGCTGATTGTACCGCAGATGATGTTGACCGTAACCGTACTTATCTCGCCGAAATCAACGGTATCGTCGATTACGGCGTCTTCGTTGATCTCTCCGAATCCATCTCTGGACTCGTCCACGAATCCGTTCTCGAGGGCACCTTCGCCGTCGGTGACGAACTCGCCGTCGAACTCGAGAGTGTCCGTGACAACGGTGACATGGCGTTCGAACCCGCCGACGTCGACCTTGAGGATGCCACCGTCGAAGCCGTCTCCCACGAGTACTCCCTGACCGGCACCGGCCGCCTCGAGGCCAACGTCGGCGAACAGATCCACCTCGAAGGCGAAATCGTCCAGGTCAAACAGACCGGCGGTCCGACGATCTTCCACATCGCCGACGAAGACGGCGTCGTCCCCTGTGCCGCGTTCGAAGAAGCCGGCGTTCGCGCCTATCCGACCGTCGAAGTCGGCGACGTCGTCCGGATCACCGGGACCCCAGAACACCGCGACGAATCGGTCCAGATTGAAGTCGACGGCCTCTCGAAACTCGAGGGCGAGGATGCTGCAGACGCCCGTGAGCGCATCGACGCCGCACTCGACGAGCGCGCAGAACCCCACGATGTCGAGCCGCTAATCGACTGGCCAGCGTTCGAGAAACTCCGACCAAACCTGCGCGAAGTCGCGAAACGACTCCGCCGAACAGTGCTTGAAGGTCGTCCGATTCGCGTTCGCCACCACGCAGACGGCGACGGTATGTGCGCTGCCGTGCCCGTCCAGATTGCGCTCGAGCGATTCATCGCCGACGTCCACGAGGACGACAACGCCCCGCGCCACCTCATCAAGCGCCTGCCCGCGAAAGCGCCGTTCTACGAGATGGAAGACGCCACGCGCGATCTGAACTTCGCGCTCGAGGACCGCGAGAAACACGGTCAGCAACTCCCGCTCCTCCTTATGCTGGACAACGGCTCGACAGCCGAGGACGTGCCGGCCTACGAGACGCTGGCCCACTACGATATCCCAATCGTCGCCATCGACCACCACCACCCAGATCCCGACGCAGTTGGCGACCTGCTCGATGCCCACGTCAACCCGTACCTCCACGACGAGGACTACCGGATCACGACCGGGATGCTCTGTGTGGAACTCGCGCGGATGATCTACCCGGATCTCACCGACGAACTGCGCCATGTCCCCGCCGTTGCCGGCCTTTCGGACCGTTCGAAAGCCGACGCAATGACGGACTACCTCGAGTTAGCTGCCGAGGAAGGCTACGACGAGGACCGCCTGCAGGACCTGAGCGAAGCGCTGGACTACGCCGCCTTCTGGCTGCGCTACAACTCCGGCGACCGCCTGATTCAGGACCTCCTGCAGGTCGGCAGCGACGACGAGGACCGCCACGACGAACTCGTCTCGTTCTTTGCCGACCGCGCCCGCGCGGAAGTCGACGAGCAACTCGAGGATGCAATGCCCCACTTGGAGCACGAAGACCTCGAGAACGGCGCACATCTCTACCGCATCGACGTGGAGAACCACGCGCACCGATTCACCTACCCCGCACCCGGCAAAACGACCGGCGAGATTCACGACCGAAAAATCGAGGAGACCGGCGATCCCGTCATCACGGTCGGCTACGGTCCCGACTTCGCCGTGCTCCGATCCGACGGCGTCCGACTCGACATCCCCACGATGGTCACCGAACTCGAGGCCGAAATCTCCGGCGGCGGCGTCTCCGGCGGCGGCCACCTCGTCGTCGGGTCGATCAAGTTCGTGAAAGGGAAACGCGAGGAAGTGATCGACGCGCTGGTCGAGAAGATGGAAGACGCAGAACTCGACGAAGCGCTCTCGAGTGCGGCACCGATTGACGACTGA
- a CDS encoding Mov34/MPN/PAD-1 family protein, with the protein MGLLDALFRSNEILGIAEETLEFAIESSEAAHPDEYMGFLRGTEAHRLGLERDGLVITDILVVPGTESNSVSATVRTSQIPNDVKALGSVHSHPNGVIRPSSADLETFGRGSVHIIIGAPYRRSDWKAFDSGGKPTNLHVVDVDLPDSEEFFDFTQADIDEDLRG; encoded by the coding sequence ATGGGGCTGCTCGACGCGCTGTTTCGGTCGAACGAGATTCTCGGCATCGCCGAGGAAACCCTCGAGTTCGCCATCGAGTCTTCGGAGGCGGCTCATCCCGACGAGTACATGGGCTTTCTGCGCGGGACCGAAGCGCATCGGCTCGGACTCGAGCGGGATGGACTGGTAATCACGGATATCCTCGTGGTGCCGGGGACCGAGTCGAACAGCGTGAGCGCCACCGTCAGGACGAGTCAGATTCCAAACGACGTCAAGGCACTTGGGAGCGTCCATTCGCACCCAAACGGCGTTATCAGACCGAGCAGCGCGGATTTAGAGACATTTGGTCGGGGAAGCGTCCATATCATTATTGGCGCACCGTATCGCCGCTCCGACTGGAAAGCGTTCGATTCGGGCGGGAAACCGACGAACTTGCACGTTGTCGACGTCGATCTTCCCGATTCAGAGGAGTTTTTCGACTTTACACAGGCGGATATCGACGAGGATTTGCGAGGCTAA